The Stenotrophomonas maltophilia sequence ACCATCGACTGCGATTCCGGGAACAGGTCCACGCGGTTGTCCACGGCGACGATGCGTGGTTGCGGCAGGTTGCGGTACTTCGACAGCTCGCGCTCGTAGCGGGCCTGCAGGTCCAGTTGCTGGTCGGGCGAGATGAACTCGTTGCGGATGTTGGTGCTCCAGTACAGCCAGCCACCCACGGCGACGAACGCCGCTGCGGCCAACGCCGCAAAGGCACCGGTCGGCCCACGCAGGCGGTGGCCGGCCAGGGCCAGGCGCTGGCGCAGCCCCTGGCTGACACCGCGCACCCAGAAGGCGGAGGCCACGCACATCAACGCGAGCAGGAACAACGCCCAATAGCCCTGGAACGCCAGCTGTCCGGTGAGGAAGTGGCCGTAGCCGTTCATGTCCGAATATGGGGCGATCGGCCAGCTGCCGAAGTTGTAGATGTTCTGCGTGTAGTCGAGCATGCCCAGCACGCCTTGGCCGATCATCACCACGATCAGCAGCGCGTAGCCGATGAACTTGTTGTTGGTCAGCACCTGCAGCACCAGCGCCATGCCGCCCATCAGCACGTACACCACCGAATCCAGCGCCAGACTGCGCAGGTACAGCAGCGGCTCCAGGTGCGTGTAGCCCTTGGCCAGCTGCACGCTCATCGCAGCCAGCGCGCCGGCAGCCTGGAAACAGGCGATCACCGCCACCAGTGCGGTGAACTTGGCCAGCAGCGGCACCCAGTTCGGCACCGGCATGGCGTCGGTCACTTCATTGATGCGCGCGCCGCGCTCCTTCCAGACCAGCTCGCCGGCGAAGAACAGCACGATGATGATCAGCAGCCAGCTGAAAGCCCCCTGCAGGCCCATGATCATCTGCGAGGTGACCGGCCAGATCGAGGTGCCGTACAGCGTCTGCCGGAACAGGGCGCTGGGCAGGAAGTTCGCCAGGCCCAGCACCAGCAGCACGATGAACGGGACGCTGCGCAGTACGCCGCCGGTGTCGAAACGCACCTGGCGAAGGAATTGCTGCCACGCCGTGGTGGCTGTGAACGCCGGTATCACGCGCGGCAGCGTCGCGCGGGTGGGACGGACCACGCTGGCATCGGCAACCGGTTGCGCCTGCCTGCGGCCCCAGCGCCGGCGGCGGCTGCCGCTGCGTTCGGTGCGGAACAGCGCGAACGTGGCGGCGAACAGCACCGCGGCCACGCCCAGCCACAGGGCGCGGTTGGCCAGCAGGTAACCGGTCAGCGCGGGAATGCCGCTGTTGCGTTCGGCGGTGGACCAGTAGCGGATGGTGCGGCCCAGCGCACGCATGCCGAGCGGCTCACTCAGCACCGCGATCCAGGTGTTGTCGATGTCGCGCAGCAGGGCCGCGCTGGCACCGAACAGCACCAGGTAGGCGACCAGGCCGATGTAGACCCACAGGATCGAGCGGGTCACCGCGGCCAGCAGCGACAGCAGCGCGGTGGTGAACAGCAGGTTGGGAATGACGATGACCGCAAAGGTCCAGGCATAGCCCTGCCAGCTGATCGGGCCCATGCGTTCGGGATCGACCCAGGGCATGAACGGCGCCAGCCACAGACCGAATGCGATCAGCACGTAGACCAGCAGTCCGGACGCCAGTGCCGCAGCGATGCGCCCGGCCAGATAATCGCGGCGCTTCACCGGGCTGGCGAAGATCAGTTCGGCGGTGCCGAGCTCGAAGTCACGCAACAGCGCGTTACTGACGAACAGCGCGGTGACCAGCATGCCGAGCAGGGTGAAGATGCCCAGCATCTGCGCGATCACGGTGGGCGCGTTGCTGTGCACGTTGCCGGTGCCGCCACCGATCTGCACCGCATCGCTGGAGGCGGCAGCGAAGGCGAGCAGGGCGAACAGCCCGGCCAGCAGCCATAGCAGCGGGGAACGCAGCTGCTCGCGCAGCTCGAAGCGGAAGAAGTCGAGGATCATGGTGTGCTCCGCTCAGGCCGCCGCGCGGGCACGGGCCTGCAGGCGCAGGCGCTGGAAGTACACGTCCTCAAGGTCGGGAGCCACGGCCGCGAAGCCATCGCCAGGGTCGTTGGCGCTGTGCACGTGGATCACCGGGCGTCCCCCGACCAGGCGCGTGGAAAGCACCACGTAGCGCACCTCGTGGTCGGCCAGTTCCGAAGGATCGACCTGCTTGCGCCAGACCTGCTGCTGCAACGCGTCGATGGCATCGGCCGGTCGCCCGGTCAGCAGTACCTGGCCCTTGTTCATGATCGCCATCGTCGGGCACAGGTCGGTCACGTCCTCGACGATGTGGGTGGACAGGATCACCGCCACGTTCTCGCCGATCGCCGCCAACAGGTTGAGGAAGCGGTTGCGTTCCTCGGGGTCGAGGCCGGCGGTGGGTTCGTCGACGATCACCAGACGCGGGTCGCCGAGCAGCGCCTGGGCAATGCCGAAGCGCTGGCGCATGCCGCCGGAGTACGTGCCGAGTTTGCGCTTGCGTGCGTCCCACAGGTTTACCTGCTGCAGCAGTCCATCGACCACTTCGCGCCGCTGGGCGCGCTGGGTCAGGCCCTTGAGTACAGCGAAATGCTCCAGCAGGTCCAGCGCGCTGACCTTGGGGTAGACGCCGAAGTCCTGCGGCAGGTAGCCCAGTCGGCGGCGCACCGCGTCCTTGTCGCGCAGTACATCGATCGGCGCCTCGCCTGGAATGGTGAGTGTGGCCGTACCACTGTCGGCCTCCTGCAAGGTGGACAGCGTGCGCATCAGCGACGACTTGCCGGCGCCGTTCGGGCCGAGCAGGCCGAACATGCCGCGTGGGATGTCCAGGCTGACGTTGTTGAGGGCATGCACGCCATTAGCGTACGTCTTCGACAGCGAATCGATCTTCAGCATGTGACGTACACCTTTCCATGAGCGTGTCTGCGCGTTATCCGCGCATCGGCCTCCGTGCGCATCCGCCGTTGGTCATGGGGGGAGGCGCCTGCCGCTGTGCGTTGGGAGGGGCGGTGGAGGCCACCGCCCGCTCCCGCAGCTGCGTCAGTCGCTGTTGACCGGCAGCTGCCAGCACACCACTGGGCCGTCTTCGGCGTCGATGCGCCGACCGGTGACCATGAAGCCGTTGCGGCGCAGTACTGCCTGCGAGCGTGCATTGCGCACAGCCGTTTCAGCGGTGAGACAGCACACGCGCGCATCGTGCCGCGCCCAGGTCACCAGTTCGGCCAGTGCCCGGCCCGCCAGGCCCCGCCCCTGATGTGCCGGGGCGATGCCATAGCCGATATCCAGCACGCCCTGCTCCGGCGGGCGGGTCAGTGAGAACAGCCCAACTGGCTGGCCGGCATCCACGACCTGCCAGGCAGCGGGCGCGAACAGCGTTTCGATGCGCTCGGCCAGGTCGGCCAGCATCGTCAGTACGGGCAGCGGTGCGATGGCATCGTCCGCGGAGCAGGGGCGTGACAACAGTGCGCGCAGATCAAGCGCGGAAACAGGTGAAAGCATGGGAACCTCGACAGGTGGAAGTGCCCGAAGCGGGCATGACCGGTACGAGGAGGGCCGCGGGCGTCAATCGTGACGCAGCGTGGCTTTCGCCGCCGTTACCGGTGCGGGAAGTGGACGCTGGCGGAGGACAAAGGCCTTCTCCCGGGTGGGGCATGCGATGCCGGGGCGCGCCCGGCGGGTGGGTGCAGCATAGCCGACGCTGCCGCCTCAGCGCAGCGACGATTCCCGCACCACCAGCTTCACCGGGATGCTCTGGCTGTCCACCGGCTGTCGGCCGATCAGCGCCAGCAGGCGCTCCACCAGCAGCTGGCCGGCCTGCTTGGTGTCCTGCTGCACGGTCGTCAGCGCAGGGGACACAGAGGCTGCCAGCGGGATGTCGTCGAAACCGGTCACCGCCACGTCCTGCGGCACCCGCAGGCCGGCTTCGCGCAGGGCGCGGATCGCACCGATGGCGATCAGGTCGCTGGCCGCACAGATCGCATCGAGTGGTTCGCCACGCGCCAGCAGCAGCTGGCAGGCCTCCTGGCCGGACGCCTCGGTGGTGATCGCATCGTGCTGCAGCGCCGGTTCGGCGGCCAGGCCGTGGTCCTGCAGGGCCGCGACGTGGCCGCGGTAGCGCTCCTGGAATTCGGGGTAATGGCTGGAGGCATGACCGAGGAAGGCGATGCGGCGGCAGCCCTGCTGCAACAGGTGGGTGGTGATGTCGTGCCCGCCCTGGAAGTTGTCGCTGCCGATCGACACGCCCGGCTGGCCGGGCAGGGCGGCGCCCCAGCGCACGAAATGCGTGCCCTGTTCGACCAGCCGCTGCAGGCGGTCGCGCGATTCGTGGTAGTCGCCGTAACCGAGCAGGATGATGCCGTCGGCCTTGTTGCTGTCCTCGTAATCGGCCTGCCAGTCGGTGGACAGCTGCTGGAACGAGACCAGCAGGTCCTGCCCGTGCAGGGCGCAGGCGCGGGTGATCGAGCCCAGCATCGAATGGAAGAACGGGTTGATCAGCGAATCGTCGTTGGTCGGGTCCTCGAAGAACAGCAGGGCCAGGGTGCCGGCGTTGCGCAGACGCAGGCTGGAGGCGTTCTTGTCGACCTTGTAGTTCAGCTCGCGGGCGATGCGCAGGATGCGCTCGCGGGTCTCTGCGTTGACCATCGGGCTGCCACGCAGGGCCCGCGACACGGTCGGCTGGGAGACCCCGGCCAGATGGGCGATGTCCAGGGAGGTGGCTTTGCCTTTGATGGTCATGTGCGGGTGGCAGGGGCCAGGTGGAAGGTGCCCGGGCATGATGCCATGGGCAGACGCGAATGCCCCCGCATGCGTTCGTCGGAGCGAAGGTAAGTCATTGCCGGACAAGGAAATCAGCCTGATCCTTCGATGCTGTCGGGATCTCCTGACCGGGCGGATGGCGGCGGCAATGCTAAGATGCATCGTTCTCGCATTCCCCCAAATTTCACCAGGGGCGGCCCAGCGTACTGCACCCCCGGCCGGGGCTGTGCTATCACTGGCGGTCTGCCCCTGGACAACGGACGAAGGTACCTATGGCGCGCGGCATCAACAAAGTCATCCTGGTCGGCAATCTCGGCAACGACCCGGACGTGAAGTACACCCAGGGCGGCATGGCGATCACCCGCATCAGCCTGGCCACCACCAGCGTCCGCAAGGACAAGGATGGCAACCAGCAGGAGCGCACCGAATGGCACCGCGTGGTGTTCTTCGGCAAGCTCGGTGAGATCGCCGGCGAGTACCTGCGCAAGGGCAGCTCGGTCTACGTCGAGGGCAGCCTGCGCTACGACAAGTACACCGGCCAGGACGGCGTGGAGAAGTACTCCACCGATATCATCGCTGATGAAATGCAGATGCTGGGCGGCCGTGGTGAAGGCGGCGGTGGCGGTGGTGGTGGCAACTACGGCGGCGAGCGCCCGCAGCGCCAGCAGACTCCGCGCCAGGAGTACGGCGGCGGTGGCGGTGGCCAGCGTGGCGGCCAGGGTGGTGGCTATGGCAACCAGGGCGGCAACCAGGGGGGCGGCTACGGCAACCAGGGGGGCAACCAGCGCCCGCAGCCGCAGCAGGCGCCGCCGATGGACGACTTCGCTGACGACGATATTCCGTTCTGATCGAACGCTCGTTCGCAGCAGAAAAGAAAGCCCCGCTCATGCGGGGCTTTTCTTTTTGCGCGATGTCATCTGCGTTGTGCTTCGCAGCATCAGTTTTCGTGCACCGCGACTTGCAAAGAGACAAATTCCTCCCCTATGGTGCAATCGATTGCATTGCTGTGAATTGTTGCGTTTGATACCGGTTGGGAGGCCGGAAGGTGGATGTCCATCCATTCGATCAGACCGGCTCCTTCGAGGGGGCTCACGCGGCGCGATGCGCTGCGCATCGCGGTTGCCGGCAGCATTGGTCTGGGGGCTGTGACGGCCGCGGGAGCGCTGCCCGCATTCGCCGCCACGGCGCCGCTCAAGGGCAACCTGAAGCATTCCGTCGCCCGCTGGACCTTCCCGCAGCTGTCCGTCGCCCAGCTCTGCGCGACGGTGAAGGACATCGGCTTTGCCGCCATCGATCTGGTCGGCCCGGAAGACTGGCCAACGCTGAAGGCGAATGGCGTGTACAGCTCGATGTGCAACGGCGCGGAGCTGGGCCTGACCAAGGGCTTCGCCGGCCGCGAATTCCACGACCAGCTGGTGGAGCGCTACACGCGGCACATCGATCTGGTCGCTGATGCCGGTTACCGCAATCTCATCTGCTTCTCCGGCAACCGCAGCGGCATGGACCCCCATGACGGCATGGCCAATGCCGAGGCTGGCCTCAAGCGCATCCTCGGGCATGCCGAGAAGCGCGGCGTGGTGCTGGTGATGGAGCTGCTGAACTCCAGGGTCGACCATCGCGACTACCTGTGCGACCGCTCGGCCTGGGGCGTGGAGTTGTGCCAGCGGCTTGGCTCGGACAACTTCGGCCTGCTCTACGACATCTACCACATGCAGATCATGGAAGGCGACATCATCGCCACCATTGGAAAACACCACGCCTGCTTCAAGCATTACCACACCGCAGGCGTGCCTGGCCGGAACGAGATTGGAGACCAGCAGGAGCTCCACTATCCGGCCATCTGTCGCGCAATCCGCGACACCGGTTTCAAGGGGTATCTGGCGCAGGAGTTCACGCCTGCAGCGCCCGATCCCGTTGCCTCATTGCGCGAGGCGATCCGCCTCTGCGACGTCTGAAACGATATCCACCCAGGTGAGAAACCCATGGCAGATAATCACTACGACGCCATTGTTGTTGGCTCGGGAATCAGTGGCGGTTGGGCGGCGAAGGAGCTGACCGAGAAGGGCCTGAAGGTCCTGATGCTGGAACGCGGACGCAACATCGAGCACGTCAAGGACTACGTCAACGCGATGAAGGAAGCGTGGGACTTCCCCCACCGCAACCGGCCAACGCAGGCGATGAAGGCCGAGTTCCCGGTGCTGATGCGCGACTACGGCCTGGCCGAGAATCTGGAAGGAATGTGGGCCAACGAACAGGACTCACCCTACATCGAGACCAAACGTTTCGACTGGTTCCGTGGCTACCACGTCGGCGGCCGCTCGCTGCTGTGGGGGCGGCAGAGCTATCGTTTCTCCGATCTGGATTTCGAGGCGAATCTCAAGGACGGTATCGCCGCTGACTGGCCGATCCGCTACGCCGACATCGCGCCGTGGTACGACTACGTGGAAAAGTTCGCCGGCATCGCCGGCACGCGCGAAGGACTGGACGTGCTGCCGGACGGCGAGTTCCTGCCGCCGATTCCCTTGAACATCGTCGAAAAGGATGTGGCCGCGCGGATCAAGAAGGCCTTCGGCGGAACGCGCCATATGATCCACTCGCGCACCGCCAACATCACCAAGCCGATGCCGGAGCAGGGGCGCGTCAATTGCCAGTACCGCAACAAGTGCATCCTGGGCTGTCCCTTCGGTGCCTACTTCTCGACCCAGGCGGCGACACTGCCAGCGGCGATGAAGACCGGCAACCTGACCTTGCGGCCGTTCTCGATCGTCAAGGAAGTGCTCTATGACAAGGATCGCAAGCGTGCGCGTGGGGTGGAGATGATCGACGCTGAGACCGGGCAGACCTACCAGTACACCGCCAAGGTCATCTTCCTCAATGCGTCGTCGTTCAACTCGACGTGGCTGCTGATGAATTCGGCTACCGACGTCTGGGACGGCGGGCTGGGCTCTTCGTCGGGCGAGTTGGGGCACAACGTGATGGACCATCACTTCGGTGCGGGCGCCTCGGGCCGGGTCGAGGGCTACGAAGACAAGTACTACTTCGGCCGCCGTCCCTGCGGCTTCTACATTCCGCGTTTCCGCAACGTCGCGGCCGACAAGCGCGCCTACCTGCGCGGGTTCGGCTACCAGGGCGGTGCCAGCCGTAACGGCTGGTCGCGCGAGATCGCCGAATTGAACATCGGTGCCGACCTGAAGGAGGCACTGACCGTGCCGGGTGACTGGCGGATCGGCATGACCGGTTTCGGCGAGATGCTGCCGCACCACGACAACACCATCCGCCTGGACCACGACCGCAAGGACAAGTGGGGACTGCCGGTGCTGGCGATGGACGTTGCCATGCGTGCCAACGAACTGGCGATGCGCAAGGACATGGCCGCCGACGCGGCCGAGATGCTGGAAGCGGCCGGCGTCAAGGACGTGAAGATGCACGACAACGACTATGCCCCGGGCAAGGGCATCCACGAAATGGGAACGGCGCGGATGGGACGTGACCGCAGGAGCTCCGTATTGAACGCACACAACCAGGTCTGGGATGCGCCCAACGTCTACGTCACCGACGGTGCCTGCATGACCTCCAGCGCCTGTGTGAATCCCTCGTTGACCTACATGGCGCTGACGGCGCGCGCTGCCGACCACGCCGTGCGCGAACTGAAAGCGGGGAACCTGTGATGGATCGTCGCGAACTGTTGAAGATGAT is a genomic window containing:
- a CDS encoding hydroxypyruvate isomerase family protein; amino-acid sequence: MSIHSIRPAPSRGLTRRDALRIAVAGSIGLGAVTAAGALPAFAATAPLKGNLKHSVARWTFPQLSVAQLCATVKDIGFAAIDLVGPEDWPTLKANGVYSSMCNGAELGLTKGFAGREFHDQLVERYTRHIDLVADAGYRNLICFSGNRSGMDPHDGMANAEAGLKRILGHAEKRGVVLVMELLNSRVDHRDYLCDRSAWGVELCQRLGSDNFGLLYDIYHMQIMEGDIIATIGKHHACFKHYHTAGVPGRNEIGDQQELHYPAICRAIRDTGFKGYLAQEFTPAAPDPVASLREAIRLCDV
- a CDS encoding ABC transporter permease/M1 family aminopeptidase, translating into MILDFFRFELREQLRSPLLWLLAGLFALLAFAAASSDAVQIGGGTGNVHSNAPTVIAQMLGIFTLLGMLVTALFVSNALLRDFELGTAELIFASPVKRRDYLAGRIAAALASGLLVYVLIAFGLWLAPFMPWVDPERMGPISWQGYAWTFAVIVIPNLLFTTALLSLLAAVTRSILWVYIGLVAYLVLFGASAALLRDIDNTWIAVLSEPLGMRALGRTIRYWSTAERNSGIPALTGYLLANRALWLGVAAVLFAATFALFRTERSGSRRRRWGRRQAQPVADASVVRPTRATLPRVIPAFTATTAWQQFLRQVRFDTGGVLRSVPFIVLLVLGLANFLPSALFRQTLYGTSIWPVTSQMIMGLQGAFSWLLIIIVLFFAGELVWKERGARINEVTDAMPVPNWVPLLAKFTALVAVIACFQAAGALAAMSVQLAKGYTHLEPLLYLRSLALDSVVYVLMGGMALVLQVLTNNKFIGYALLIVVMIGQGVLGMLDYTQNIYNFGSWPIAPYSDMNGYGHFLTGQLAFQGYWALFLLALMCVASAFWVRGVSQGLRQRLALAGHRLRGPTGAFAALAAAAFVAVGGWLYWSTNIRNEFISPDQQLDLQARYERELSKYRNLPQPRIVAVDNRVDLFPESQSMVIDANWTIRNLHAQPIQELHVSMGDDKQLLATDLGGQKLTFHDKDLGYRIYRLDTPLQPGESRGVHFRVAQKPNGITAGQAPSNLVDNGTFFNSRVLPSFGYNEGAEISDRNERRKRDLGEPRRMPKLEDEAARANTYISNDADWLDFRTTVCTAPDQVALAPGYLQHETTVNGRRCFSYAMDRPMLNFYAYLSARWDVRKGRYKDIPIEVYFDPAHGYNVDRMIEAVQKSLAYYEANFTPYQHRQVRIIEFPGYARFAQSFANTIPYSEAIGFIADLRDPDKVDYVFYVTAHEIAHQWWAHQVIGANVQGATVLSESLSQYSALMVMEQEYGRQHMRQFLKRELDGYLSGRGGEAIEEQPLERVENQQYIHYQKGSLVFYRLREEIGEQALNRALKRFLQDKGYQQPPYTTSRELLDYIRAETPADRQQLVTDLFEKISFYDNRVMAASARKRDDGRYDVTLDLHAAKQYADGKGKESDGKMDDWVEVGVFANGPSGKERDQKVLYLQRHHITSTDPEITVTVDEKPDEAGFDPYNKLIDRVSDDNRRKVTM
- a CDS encoding single-stranded DNA-binding protein produces the protein MARGINKVILVGNLGNDPDVKYTQGGMAITRISLATTSVRKDKDGNQQERTEWHRVVFFGKLGEIAGEYLRKGSSVYVEGSLRYDKYTGQDGVEKYSTDIIADEMQMLGGRGEGGGGGGGGNYGGERPQRQQTPRQEYGGGGGGQRGGQGGGYGNQGGNQGGGYGNQGGNQRPQPQQAPPMDDFADDDIPF
- a CDS encoding GMC oxidoreductase; translated protein: MADNHYDAIVVGSGISGGWAAKELTEKGLKVLMLERGRNIEHVKDYVNAMKEAWDFPHRNRPTQAMKAEFPVLMRDYGLAENLEGMWANEQDSPYIETKRFDWFRGYHVGGRSLLWGRQSYRFSDLDFEANLKDGIAADWPIRYADIAPWYDYVEKFAGIAGTREGLDVLPDGEFLPPIPLNIVEKDVAARIKKAFGGTRHMIHSRTANITKPMPEQGRVNCQYRNKCILGCPFGAYFSTQAATLPAAMKTGNLTLRPFSIVKEVLYDKDRKRARGVEMIDAETGQTYQYTAKVIFLNASSFNSTWLLMNSATDVWDGGLGSSSGELGHNVMDHHFGAGASGRVEGYEDKYYFGRRPCGFYIPRFRNVAADKRAYLRGFGYQGGASRNGWSREIAELNIGADLKEALTVPGDWRIGMTGFGEMLPHHDNTIRLDHDRKDKWGLPVLAMDVAMRANELAMRKDMAADAAEMLEAAGVKDVKMHDNDYAPGKGIHEMGTARMGRDRRSSVLNAHNQVWDAPNVYVTDGACMTSSACVNPSLTYMALTARAADHAVRELKAGNL
- a CDS encoding GNAT family N-acetyltransferase, which produces MLSPVSALDLRALLSRPCSADDAIAPLPVLTMLADLAERIETLFAPAAWQVVDAGQPVGLFSLTRPPEQGVLDIGYGIAPAHQGRGLAGRALAELVTWARHDARVCCLTAETAVRNARSQAVLRRNGFMVTGRRIDAEDGPVVCWQLPVNSD
- a CDS encoding LacI family DNA-binding transcriptional regulator is translated as MTIKGKATSLDIAHLAGVSQPTVSRALRGSPMVNAETRERILRIARELNYKVDKNASSLRLRNAGTLALLFFEDPTNDDSLINPFFHSMLGSITRACALHGQDLLVSFQQLSTDWQADYEDSNKADGIILLGYGDYHESRDRLQRLVEQGTHFVRWGAALPGQPGVSIGSDNFQGGHDITTHLLQQGCRRIAFLGHASSHYPEFQERYRGHVAALQDHGLAAEPALQHDAITTEASGQEACQLLLARGEPLDAICAASDLIAIGAIRALREAGLRVPQDVAVTGFDDIPLAASVSPALTTVQQDTKQAGQLLVERLLALIGRQPVDSQSIPVKLVVRESSLR
- a CDS encoding ABC transporter ATP-binding protein codes for the protein MLKIDSLSKTYANGVHALNNVSLDIPRGMFGLLGPNGAGKSSLMRTLSTLQEADSGTATLTIPGEAPIDVLRDKDAVRRRLGYLPQDFGVYPKVSALDLLEHFAVLKGLTQRAQRREVVDGLLQQVNLWDARKRKLGTYSGGMRQRFGIAQALLGDPRLVIVDEPTAGLDPEERNRFLNLLAAIGENVAVILSTHIVEDVTDLCPTMAIMNKGQVLLTGRPADAIDALQQQVWRKQVDPSELADHEVRYVVLSTRLVGGRPVIHVHSANDPGDGFAAVAPDLEDVYFQRLRLQARARAAA